The Arachis hypogaea cultivar Tifrunner chromosome 16, arahy.Tifrunner.gnm2.J5K5, whole genome shotgun sequence genome contains a region encoding:
- the LOC112754935 gene encoding uncharacterized protein, with product MPGLAAQRNEQFTNGSSATATTTHLSPNGFWSKNRDDVGYNQLQKFWSELSPQARQELLRIDKQSLFEQARKNMYCSRCNGLLLEGFLQIVMYGKSLQHEGVGAHFICNRLGGLKKQNNGGLNITNGCQDEIQDPSVHPWGGLTTTRDGSLTLMNCYLYSKSLKGLQIVFDGARARERERELLYPDACGGGGRGWISQGIVSYGRGHGTRETCALHTARLSCDTLVDFWSALGEETRLSLLRMKEEDFIERLMYRFDSKRFCRDCRRNVIREFKELKELKRMRKDPRCTSWFCVADTAFQYEVSDDSIQADWRQTFAETLGSYHHFEWAVGTTEGKCDILEFENVGMNACVQVNGLDLGGLSACFITLRAWKLDGRCTELSVKAHSLKGQQCVHCRLIVGDGYVTITKGESIRRFFEHAEEAEEEEDDDSMDKDGNDLDGECSRPQKHAKSPELAREFLLDAATVIFKEQVEKAFREGTARQNAHSIFVCLALKLLEERLHVACKEIITLEKQMKLLEEEEKEKREEEERKERRRTKEREKKLRRKERLKGKDKDKEKRSSESNDPLGPPESKEEMSLLDDMEQNDSISCRSSVIETDEANLSRDDSPNILHEEFTDECSTLRTQDHSYNDCEEEISSTKDGGGQFTVEQSTPSRQRPRFRKEFQLDMPMKWSDRRRHAVVSENGVVVGRSDLRHYGESFVASSRVVNGLNRQSRLNVPTKHNGRNAGPKYNEKFHCSSNRVNERCDFHSCSCSLNHEYRTRVEQHSSLTRVSRETKPASKSETAGDTSKQYSRGSKHSQVEYMHDSNGRPKSKVTLGNYAGRDLFQSKKVWEPMESQKKYRGSTPDSDVILRSSENQGLQSDIIKPSIGEAVHTGDRYYEDCNSKRLSADEGCNNGFQVEAEGSCRSTEVASEETGICTTGGSPLNSSSDPNQSSSFSSDNCSSCLSEGDNNTTSSIRENTESSSTSDSEDVSLQSEVRDSSTCVENDLSGCHEAGEKDANGDGLARSCTLYSRSLDGTGSDKLGNLAVETGHNFENGFSTINVCSQPQNILPLMSNQNMQFPMFQGPTTMSYFHQNPVSWPAAPTNGLMPYPHPNHYLYAGPLGYGLNEDPHFCLQYGALQQPTPMFNPAVPVYQPVARANVLNAEEQTRVSKPASIQEHLAGSIPERTVPAGANSKKAALSGEVRPDNPAKMRENNGGFSLFHFGGPVDVSTGCKSSLASAQGSTAGDFSLKGSVDPVEEVNTCNKKETTAMEEYNLFAASNNLRFSIF from the exons ATGCCCGGGTTAGCAGCGCAACGGAACGAGCAATTCACTAATGGCTCCTCTGCCACCGCGACAACCACGCACTTGTCGCCAAATGGATTCTGGTCTAAGAATCGGGATGACGTAGGCTACAATCAGCTACAGAAG TTCTGGAGTGAATTGTCACCTCAAGCACGACAAGAACTATTGAGGATAGATAAACAATCTCTTTTTGAGCAGGCTCGTAAAAACATGTACTGCTCCAGATGCAATGGGTTGCTTCTTGAAGGTTTCTTACAGATTGTTATGTATGGGAAATCTCTGCAGCACGAAGGGGTGGGTGCTCACTTTATTTGCAACAGACTTGGAGgtttgaaaaaacaaaataatggTGGATTGAACATTACCAATGGCTGCCAAGATGAAATTCAAGACCCTTCTGTTCATCCATGGGGAGGTTTGACCACAACGCGCGATGGGTCTTTGACACTTATGAACTGCTATTTGTATTCAAAGTCTCTGAAAGGACTTCAAATT GTCTTTGATGGGGCACGCGCAAGGGAACGGGAAAGAGAACTACTATATCCTGATGCTTGTGGCGGCGGAGGCCGTGGATGGATAAGCCAAGGCATAGTGAGTTATGGCAGAGGACATGGGACAAGAGAAACATGTGCATTGCACACTGCACGACTTTCATGTGATACACTGGTGGACTTCTGGTCAGCATTGGGAGAGGAGACTCGTCTCTCTCTTCTAAGGATGAAGGAAGAGGATTTTATTGAAAGACTTATGTACAG GTTTGACAGCAAGAGATTTTGCAGAGATTGTAGAAGAAATGTTATTCGAGAATTCAAGGAACTAAAAGAACTGAAGCGCATGCGCAAAGATCCCCGTTGCACTAGCTGGTTTTGTGTTGCTGACACAGCCTTTCAGTATGAG GTATCTGATGACTCAATTCAAGCTGATTGGCGTCAAACATTTGCTGAGACTTTGGGTTCCTATCATCACTTTGAGTGGGCTGTGGGGACGACTGAAGGAAAATGTGACATTTTGGAGTTTGAAAATGTTGGAATGAATGCATGTGTTCAAGTCAATGGACTGGATCTTGGTGGTTTAAGTGCATGTTTCATAACCCTCCGAGCTTGGAAACTAGATGGGCGCTGCACTGAACTTTCTGTTAAAGCTCATTCGTTGAAGGGTCAACAGTGTGTACATTGCAGGCTAATTGTAGGAGATGGTTACGTTACAATCACAAAAGGGGAAAGTATTAGAAGATTTTTTGAGCATGCTGAAGAGGCAGAGGAAGAAGAG GATGATGATTCAATGGACAAGGATGGAAATGATCTTGATGGAGAGTGCTCTCGTCCCCAAAAGCATGCAAAAAGCCCTGAACTTGCTCGAGAATTTCTTTTAGATGCTGCCACTGTTATTTTTAAAGAACAG gttgaaaaggcatTTAGAGAAGGAACTGCACGCCAAAATGCACATAGCATATTTGTATGTCTTGCACTGAAATTGCTGGAGGAACGACTGCATGTAGCATGCAAAGAAATCATTACCTTAGAAAAGCag ATGAAActtcttgaagaagaagaaaaggaaaaacgTGAAGAAGAGGAGCGCAAGGAGAGGAGAAGAACAAAGGAAAGGGAGAAAAAACTTAGGAGGAAGGAAAGACTAAAAGGAAAAGACAAGGATAAAGAAAAAAGGAGTTCCGAATCAAATGATCCTCTTGGTCCTCCTGAATCAAAAGAAGAAATGTCTCTGCTTGATGATATGGAGCAAAATGATTCTATCAGCTGCAGGAGTTCAGTAATTGAAACGGATGAAGCTAATCTTTCCAGGGATGATTCTCCTAATATCCTACACGAAGAGTTCACTGATGAGTGCAGTACTTTGAGAACACAAGATCACTCTTATAATGACTGTGAAGAAGAAATTTCCAGTACAAAAGATGGGGGAGGTCAGTTTACAGTTGAACAATCAACACCTTCTCGTCAAAGGCCAAGATTTAGAAAAGAATTCCAACTTGATATGCCAATGAAATGGTCTGACAGACGGCGTCATGCAGTTGTTTCAGAAAATGGTGTGGTGGTTGGCAGATCTGATCTAAGACATTATGGAGAAAGTTTTGTGGCATCTTCTAGGGTAGTTAATGGATTGAATAGGCAATCAAGATTAAATGTTCCAACAAAGCACAATGGTCGAAATGCTGGTCCTAAGTATAATGAGAAGTTCCATTGTTCCAGCAACCGGGTAAATGAGAGATGTGATTTTCATTCTTGCAGTTGTAGCCTAAATCATGAATATAGGACAAGGGTTGAACAACATTCTTCTTTGACAAGAGTTAGCCGGGAGACAAAACCTGCAAGTAAGTCTGAAACTGCAGGAGATACATCTAAACAGTATTCTCGTGGTAGTAAGCATTCTCAGGTAGAATATATGCATGATAGTAATGGGAGACCCAAAAGCAAAGTCACCTTGGGGAACTATGCCGGCAGGGATTTGTTTCAATCAAAGAAAGTTTGGGAGCCTATGGAATCTCAAAAGAAATATCGTGGTAGCACTCCAGACTCTGATGTTATATTGAGGTCTTCTGAGAATCAAGGACTTCAGTCTGATATAATCAAGCCGTCAATTGGGGAAGCTGTTCACACTGGTGATCGTTATTATGAGGATTGTAATTCAAAGAGATTAAGTGCAGATGAAGGGTGTAACAATGGTTTTCAAGTGGAAGCTGAAGGTTCTTGTAGATCTACAGAAGTTGCTTCTGAAGAGACTGGAATATGCACGACTGGAGGCTCTCCCTTGAATAGTTCTTCTGATCCTAATCAGAGTAGCAGTTTCAGTTCTGACAACTGCTCCTCGTGCCTAAGTGAGGGTGATAATAATACAACCTCTTCAATTCGTGAAAATactgaatcatcatcaacatcaGATTCAGAAGATGTTAGTCTACAATCTGAAGTAAGAGATAGTTCAACTTGTGTCGAAAATGACTTGTCTGGCTGTCATGAAGCTGGGGAGAAGGATGCAAATGGTGACGGTTTGGCAAGGTCATGTACACTGTATAGTCGGTCCTTGGATGGCACAGGAAGTGATAAATTGGGGAATCTTGCGGTGGAAACTGGCCAcaattttgaaaatggtttttccACCATTAATGTGTGTTCTCAGCCTCAAAATATCCTTCCACTCATGTCAAACCAGAATATGCAATTTCCAATGTTCCAAGGTCCTACAACAATGAGTTACTTCCATCAAAATCCAGTTTCATGGCCGGCAGCTCCTACAAATGGCTTGATGCCCTACCCACACCCGAATCATTATTTATATGCTGGCCCTCTTGGATATGGTTTGAATGAGGATCCGCACTTCTGCTTGCAGTATGGTGCCTTGCAGCAGCCGACTCCCATGTTTAACCCTGCTGTGCCAGTATATCAGCCGGTTGCCAGAGCTAATGTCTTGAATGCAGAGGAGCAGACACGAGTTTCGAAGCCAGCATCCATTCAAGAGCATCTTGCTGGATCTATTCCAGAAAGGACTGTTCCAGCTGGAGCTAATTCCAAAAAAGCAGCATTGAGTGGAGAGGTGAGGCCTGATAACCCTGCCAAGATGCGAGAGAACAACGGTGGCTTTTCCTTGTTTCATTTTGGTGGGCCTGTAGATGTCTCAACAGGTTGTAAATCGAGTCTTGCATCTGCACAAGGAAGTACTGCGGGGGATTTTAGCTTGAAAGGTTCAGTAGATCCTGTCGAAGAAGTCAATACTTGCAATAAGAAAGAGACAACCGCCATGGAGGAATACAACTTGTTTGCGGCAAGTAATAACTTAAGGTTTTCAATTTTCTAG
- the LOC112758419 gene encoding uncharacterized protein, whose translation MNSVSVGSFHPITPPLCKFHQNLQLKHQRVYLCGSAFKFSSNSLKSKPTKPISTLLQATESDTDAPVSIPEGSASVVYIEEVVEKDWSILDSVESNSNVEFKRSIERIVSAGNVEEDSRVLVSTGSEEFVDTLVGLCKSLFVVHDSLLILALIKEKYDKVKCWQGEIVYVPEKWAPLDVVFLYFLPALPFKLDEILGSLAKKCSPGGRVIISHPQGRLVLEQQRKQYPEVVVSELPDRTSLQIVADAHSFDLAEFVDEPGFYLAVLIAQELKN comes from the exons ATGAATTCTGTTTCCGTAGGTTCCTTCCACCCCATAACCCCACCACTATGCAAATTCCACCAAAACCTTCAATTGAAGCATCAACGTGTTTATCTCTGTGGCAGTGCTTTCAAATTTTCATCAAATTCGCTAAAATCAAAACCCACTAAGCCTATTTCAACTTTGCTGCAAGCCACTGAGTCAGACACAGATGCCCCAGTTTCAATCCCTGAGGGTTCTGCATCCGTTGTTTACATTGAAGAAGTTGTTGAAAAGGACTGGTCTATACTTGATTCTGTTGAGTCAAATTCTAATGTAGAATTCAAGAGAAGCATTGAACGTATTGTATCTGCTGGGAATGTTGAAGAGGATTCAAGGGTCTTAGTCTCAACTGGGTCTGAAGAGTTTGTGGATACATTGGTGGGTTTGTGTAAGTCTCTTTTTGTGGTGCACGATTCACTTCTAATATTGGCTCTTATTAAAGAGAAATATGATAAGGTTAAGTGTTGGCAAGGCGAGATTGTGTATGTTCCAGAGAAATGGGCTCCTCTTGATGTtgtttttctctattttcttcctGCTTTGCCCTTCAAACTTGATGAGATTTTGGGGTCTTTGGCTAAGAAATGTTCACCTG GTGGACGGGTGATTATCAGTCATCCGCAAGGGAGACTAGTGTTAGAACAGCAACGAAAGCAGTATCCGGAAGTTGTAGTTTCAGAGCTACCTGATAGGACAAGTTTACAAATTGTTGCGGATGCCCATTCTTTTGATTTGGCTGAATTTGTAGATGAACCTGGCTTTTATTTGGCTGTTCTAATTGCCCAGGAGCTTAAAAACTAG